One genomic segment of Pongo pygmaeus isolate AG05252 chromosome 19, NHGRI_mPonPyg2-v2.0_pri, whole genome shotgun sequence includes these proteins:
- the C19H17orf100 gene encoding uncharacterized protein C17orf100 homolog has protein sequence MASARGAKQSSPRVGTTRYTETSTVCVETSSHRVETSSRRVETSQRRSEGPSLSPSGKRLPRILEASSRHVESSSQRTETTSRQVRASSLRVETSLHCSESPAPRAKPAARQNEKTAR, from the coding sequence ATGGCCTCAGCCCGAGGGGCCAAGCAGTCTTCGCCCCGGGTGGGGACCACCCGCTACACAGAGACGTCCACGGTCTGCGTGGAGACTTCGTCTCACCGCGTGGAGACGTCGTCCCGGCGGGTGGAGACCTCCCAGCGCCGCAGCGAGgggccctccctctccccctcggGGAAGCGGCTCCCTCGCATCCTCGAGGCGTCCTCCCGGCACGTGGAATCCTCCTCGCAGCGCACGGAAACGACCTCCCGCCAAGTCAGGGCCTCGTCCCTGAGGGTGGAGACGTCTCTACACTGCTCGGAGAGCCCGGCACCGCGGGCCAAGCCGGCCGCCCGCCAGAACGAAAAAACGGCCCGATGA
- the MED31 gene encoding mediator of RNA polymerase II transcription subunit 31, which produces MGGAAPPHIPQCPGTGRGSRGFRNFPRHFGLLLGQVGGVLVSSFGGVLVSSFVMAAAVAMETDDAGNRLRFQLELEFVQCLANPNYLNFLAQRGYFKDKAFVNYLKYLLYWKDPEYAKYLKYPQCLHMLELLQYEHFRKELVNAQCAKFIDEQQILHWQHYSRKRMRLQQALAEQQQQNNTSGK; this is translated from the exons ATGGGCGGAGCTGCCCCGCCCCATATCCCACAGTGCCCCGGGACCGGAAGAGGGAGCCGTGGTTTCCGGAACTTCCCCCGTCACTTTGGGCTTTTGCTCGGTCAGGTTGGTGGCGTTTTGGTATCTTCGTTTGGTGGCGTTTTGGTATCTTCGTTTGTTATGGCCGCTGCCGTCGCTATGGAGACAG ATGATGCTGGAAATCGACTTCGGTTTCAGTTGGAGTTGGAATTTGTGCAATGTTTAGCCAACCCAAATTACCTTAATT TTCTTGCCCAAAGAGGTTACTTCAAAGACAAAGCTTTTGTTAATTATCTTAAATACTTGCTTTACTGGAAAGACCCAGAATATGCCAAGTATCTAAA GTACCCTCAGTGTTTACACATGTTAGAGCTGCTCCAATATGAACACTTCCGAAAGGAGCTGGTGAATGCTCAGTGTGCGAAATTTATTGATGAACAGCAGATTCTACATTGGCAGCACTATTCCCGGAAGCGGATGCGCCTTCAGCAAGCCTTGGCAGAGCAGCAACAGCAAAATAACACATCGGGAAAATGA
- the TXNDC17 gene encoding thioredoxin domain-containing protein 17 → MARYEEVSVSGFEEFHRAVEQHNGKTIFAYFTGSKDAGGKSWCPDCVQAEPVVREGLKHISEGCVFIYCQVGEKPYWKDPNNDFRKNLKVTAVPTLIKYGTPQKLVESECLQANLVEMLFSED, encoded by the exons ATGGCCCGCTATGAGGAGGTGAGCGTGTCTGGCTTCGAGGAGTTCCACCGGGCCGTGGAACAGCACAATGGCAAGACCATTTTCGCCTACTTTACGGGTTCTAAGGACGCCGGAGGGAAAAGCTGGTGCCCCGACTGCGTGCAGG ctgaaccAGTCGTACGAGAGGGGCTGAAGCACATTAGTGAAGGATGTGTGTTCATCTACTGCCAAGTAGGAGAAAAGCCTTA ttGGAAAGATCCAAATAATGACTTCAGAAAAAACTTGAAAGTAACAGCAGTGCCTACACTAATTAAGTATGGAACA CCTCAAAAACTGGTAGAATCTGAGTGTCTTCAGGCCAACCTGGTGGAAATGTTGTTCTCTGAAGATTAA